A region from the Triticum aestivum cultivar Chinese Spring chromosome 3D, IWGSC CS RefSeq v2.1, whole genome shotgun sequence genome encodes:
- the LOC123079485 gene encoding F-box protein At2g32560 isoform X1 — MLPLLLISTLPAFTLLLVAPASYKPWKLVRELGLVALLLARELLRHSASAAAGAGRKEQQGARMPPSKAKTPAPALAEDDADALPVLDLPELALERVLEELSPASLAAMACVCAGLRDRCSMDGLWARHVRRKWGRVLGAAARREWEAELATRAAAATLPRPARRRGWADSLACAWPLSWIGRRWLKEDAAAAARSAPAPPADTVAAWYRALECGDFWFPAQVYNREQDGHVGFLLSCYDAHLRYDRRTDTFTARYPPHGRKPAKEEEGVQWCRVRAAPLSTPAQDLHASGCLEDLRPGDHFEIQWRKNKDFPYGWWYGVVGHLEPCNANEHLCRCHEDDTIMLEFKHYAAGSRWRQTTVSRKDHREKGDETDGFYGGIRKLQTKDEISTWRRFWPVDVLS, encoded by the exons CGCGCTGCTGCTGGCGCGGGAGCTGCTCCGgcactccgcctccgccgccgcaggCGCGGGCAGGAAGGAGCAGCAGGGCGCAAGAATGCCGCCGTCGAAGGCCAAGACGCCGGCGCCCGCATTGGCGGAGGACGACGCGGACGCGCTCCCGGTGCTCGACCTGCCGGAGCTGGCGCTGGAGCGCGTGCTGGAGGAGCTGTCCCCGGCGTCGCTCGCCGCGATGGCGTGCGTCTGCGCGGGGCTCCGGGACCGCTGCTCCATGGACGGCCTGTGGGCGCGCCACGTCCGGCGCAAGTGGGGCCGCGTGCTCGGCGCCGCCGCGCGCAGGGAGTGGGAGGCGGAGCTGGCCACCAGagcggccgccgccaccctcccgcgCCCGGCCAGGCGGCGCGGCTGGGCGGACTCGCTGGCGTGCGCGTGGCCGCTCTCATGGATCGGCCGCCGCTGGCTCAaggaagacgccgccgccgccgcccgttccgCACCCGCGCCGCCGGCGGACACGGTGGCCGCGTGGTACCGCGCGCTCGAGTGCGGTGACTTCTGGTTCCCCGCCCAGGTGTACAACCGCGAG CAGGACGGGCACGTCGGGTTCCTGCTCTCGTGCTACGACGCTCACCTCCGCTACGACCGGCGAACCGACACCTTCACCGCCAG GTACCCGCCCCACGGCCGgaagccggccaaggaggaggagggcgtgcaGTGGTGCAGGGTCCGCGCGGCGCCGCTGAGCACGCCGGCGCAGGACCTCCACGCTTCCGGCTGCCTGGAGGACCTCCGCCCCGGCGACCACTTCGAGATCCAGTGGCGGAAGAACAAGGATTTCCCCTACG GCTGGTGGTACGGCGTCGTGGGTCACCTGGAGCCGTGCAACGCCAACGAGCATCTCTGCCGCTGCCATGAAGACG ATACGATCATGCTGGAGTTCAAGCACTACGCGGCTGGGTCGAGGTGGAGGCAGACGACGGTGAGCAGGAAAGACCACCGGGAGAAGGGGGACGAGACCGACGGCTTCTACGGCGGCATCAGGAAGCTGCAGACCAAAGACGAGATCTCCACGTGGCGGCGATTCTGGCCGGTGGACGTGCTCAGCTGA
- the LOC123079485 gene encoding F-box protein At2g32560 isoform X2, giving the protein MLPLLLISTLPAFTLLLVAPASYKPWKLVRELGLVALLLARELLRHSASAAAGAGRKEQQGARMPPSKAKTPAPALAEDDADALPVLDLPELALERVLEELSPASLAAMACVCAGLRDRCSMDGLWARHVRRKWGRVLGAAARREWEAELATRAAAATLPRPARRRGWADSLACAWPLSWIGRRWLKEDAAAAARSAPAPPADTVAAWYRALECGDFWFPAQVYNREDGHVGFLLSCYDAHLRYDRRTDTFTARYPPHGRKPAKEEEGVQWCRVRAAPLSTPAQDLHASGCLEDLRPGDHFEIQWRKNKDFPYGWWYGVVGHLEPCNANEHLCRCHEDDTIMLEFKHYAAGSRWRQTTVSRKDHREKGDETDGFYGGIRKLQTKDEISTWRRFWPVDVLS; this is encoded by the exons CGCGCTGCTGCTGGCGCGGGAGCTGCTCCGgcactccgcctccgccgccgcaggCGCGGGCAGGAAGGAGCAGCAGGGCGCAAGAATGCCGCCGTCGAAGGCCAAGACGCCGGCGCCCGCATTGGCGGAGGACGACGCGGACGCGCTCCCGGTGCTCGACCTGCCGGAGCTGGCGCTGGAGCGCGTGCTGGAGGAGCTGTCCCCGGCGTCGCTCGCCGCGATGGCGTGCGTCTGCGCGGGGCTCCGGGACCGCTGCTCCATGGACGGCCTGTGGGCGCGCCACGTCCGGCGCAAGTGGGGCCGCGTGCTCGGCGCCGCCGCGCGCAGGGAGTGGGAGGCGGAGCTGGCCACCAGagcggccgccgccaccctcccgcgCCCGGCCAGGCGGCGCGGCTGGGCGGACTCGCTGGCGTGCGCGTGGCCGCTCTCATGGATCGGCCGCCGCTGGCTCAaggaagacgccgccgccgccgcccgttccgCACCCGCGCCGCCGGCGGACACGGTGGCCGCGTGGTACCGCGCGCTCGAGTGCGGTGACTTCTGGTTCCCCGCCCAGGTGTACAACCGCGAG GACGGGCACGTCGGGTTCCTGCTCTCGTGCTACGACGCTCACCTCCGCTACGACCGGCGAACCGACACCTTCACCGCCAG GTACCCGCCCCACGGCCGgaagccggccaaggaggaggagggcgtgcaGTGGTGCAGGGTCCGCGCGGCGCCGCTGAGCACGCCGGCGCAGGACCTCCACGCTTCCGGCTGCCTGGAGGACCTCCGCCCCGGCGACCACTTCGAGATCCAGTGGCGGAAGAACAAGGATTTCCCCTACG GCTGGTGGTACGGCGTCGTGGGTCACCTGGAGCCGTGCAACGCCAACGAGCATCTCTGCCGCTGCCATGAAGACG ATACGATCATGCTGGAGTTCAAGCACTACGCGGCTGGGTCGAGGTGGAGGCAGACGACGGTGAGCAGGAAAGACCACCGGGAGAAGGGGGACGAGACCGACGGCTTCTACGGCGGCATCAGGAAGCTGCAGACCAAAGACGAGATCTCCACGTGGCGGCGATTCTGGCCGGTGGACGTGCTCAGCTGA